TGGGCGAAACTCGGTTATCCGAAAATCGATTACCAAGACGCCTATTATTACGCTGAACCGACCAAGAAGCCGACTCTGGGGTCGCTTGATGAGCTCGATCCCGAAATCAAGCGAGTCTATGACAAGCTGGGCATCCCGATTGCAGAGCAGGAAGTGCTCGCAGGTGTCGAAGGGGCGCGCAAAGTCGCGGTGGACGCAGTGTTTGACAGCGTCTCGGTGGCCACCACCTTCCGCGATGAGCTTGAAAAGGCCGGTGTGATCTTCCGCAGCATTTCGGAAGCGATCAAAGAATATCCGGACATGGTCAAAAAGTGGCTCGGCAAAGTTGTGCCGCAGCATGACAATTACTTCGCCACACTCAATTGCGCAGTCTTCTCCGATGGAACCTTTGTTTACATTCCAGAGGGCGTGCGTTGCCCGATGGAACTCAGTACGTATTTCCGGATCAATGCCGAAAATACCGGCCAGTTCGAACGTACGCTGATTGTGGCGGAGAAGGGCAGCTACGTGTCCTATCTCGAAGGCTGCACTGCGCCAATGCGCGACGAGAACCAGCTCCACGCCGCGGTGGTTGAACTGGTCGCGATGGAAGATGCCGAGATCAAATATTCGACTGTCCAGAACTGGTATCCCGGTGATGCAGAAGGCAAAGGCGGGATCTACAATTTCGTGACCAAGCGCGGCCTGTGCCAGGGAGCGCGGTCGAAAATAAGCTGGACCCAGGTTGAGACGGGCAGCGCGGTGACATGGAAATATCCGTCCTGCGTGCTCAACGGCGAAAATAGCGTGGGCGAGTTCTACTCGGTAGCGGTGACCAACAATTATCAGCAGGCCGACACTGGTACGAAGATGATCCATAACGGCAAGGGCAGCCGGTCAACGATTATTTCCAAAGGCATCAGCGCCGGAAAATCTGATAACACCTATCGAGGATTGGTGCGTGTTGGCGCGAATGCGGACAATGTACGCAACTTTACGCAATGCGACTCGCTGCTGTTAGGCGACACCTGCGGCGCGCACACTGTGCCCTATATCGAGGTGAAAAACCCGACTGCGCAGATCGAACACGAGGCAACGACCAGCAAGATCAGTGATGACCAGCTATTCTATGCGATGCAGCGGGGACTGGGCGAAGAGGAGGCGGTCGCCCTGATCGTCAACGGATTTGCAAAAGAAGTTTTGAAGCAATTGCCGATGGAGTTCGCTGTCGAAGCGCAGAAACTCCTCGGCATCAGCTTGGAGGGAAGTGTAGGATGATAAATCGGCTACAGTCTGAGCAACACTTTTGCGATTTCGAGAACGGCCAATGCTAACCTTAGCATTCGCATCTGTCTTGCTCGCGCAGCAGGCGACACCCGCGGCTGCTCAACCTGTCAGCGTAGAAGCCGCGCCGGAACCAAGGCAACCGTTCGCGGCGCGAGTTTTCGTTATCGAATATCCGATCTACATTTCTCCTATGGTCGCTCAATACACAAATTGCCTCCGCTCGCGCGAAGTAGTGATTGGCGAAACCGTATCCTTTGAAGTTGAGCACCGTAAAGCTGTACCGTTGTGCGTGAAACAGGAAAAGAAGCTGAAGGAAGACGCCTTCGAAAGGCTCACATCGCGTCCTAAATATGCCATGACTATGGAGCAGCTTGGTGATTTGTTTGACAGCATTAAAATGACTCATATCGATCGCGGCCGTGTGATGGATGGTTATATGGATCGCGGCCTTGATCGTGACCCATACGCACCGCAAGTGGGGCAATCACCTGCGACGGATGTGGATATGGCAGGCACAGCTGCGGATACCACCACGCCATGACCGACCGTAAGACCCTTTCCCTCGGCTCGGGCGAGACGGCGAATGCGGACAAGACCGCTGGCTGGAACATATCCGAAGCCCGCAAGGACAAGCTGCATGAGCGTGCACGCTTCAACCGGAGGCATCCGTCCGAGGCGCATAAGCGGCTGTGGGATTTGCTGAAGGATAAAGGCGTCGGCAATTTTTCGTTCAACCGTGAAGTTGTGATGGGCTCCTCGGTTGTTGATTTTGCCTGCAAGACACGTTGGCTAGTGGTTGAAATCAGCGGCGATACCGACGCTGATGCGAAGATCGAAGAATTGTCCGATCGCAAGCTGACCGATGTCGGTGTGCGCGTGATGCGCTTCACCAAGGAACAAGTCATGGGTGATCTGGAGCCGATCAAAGACGCGATCCACGAAGAGCTGATGAAGCCTTTCGATAAGCCGCGCAGGGCAAAGCCCGAGCAAACCAATTTTGAAGACCGCGAGTTTAATCGGCGCGGCTCTACCCGATAATTTAAGAGACTGACCAAGCAATGTTGAAAATTACCAATCTCCACGCCAATGTCGGCGATACACAGATCCTCAAAGGACTGTCGCTCGAAGTGAATGCGGGCGAAATCCATGCGATCATGGGTCCCAATGGTGCGGGCAAATCGACCCTGTCCTATGTCCTGGGCGGGCGTCCGGGATATGAAGTGACCGAGGGTTCGGTCGAATTTATGGGGCAAGATTTGCTTGATCTGGAACCGCATGAGCGCGCCGCGACCGGCCTGTTCCTCGGCTTCCAATACCCGGTAGAGATTCCCGGTGTGTCGAACGTGCAGTTTCTGCGCGAGGCGCTCAATGCGCAGCGCGCCTCGCGCGGCGAAGAAGCACTGTCCGGCGGTGAATTCCTGAAGCTGGCGCGCGAGAAAGCCGCGCTGCTCAAACTCGATATGGAAATGCTCAAACGGCAGGTAAATGTCGGCTTCTCGGGTGGCGAAAAGAAGCGATCTGAGATGGTCCAGATGGGTATTCTTGACCCCAAATTTGCCGTGTTGGACGAGACCGATAGTGGTTTGGACATCGATGCGCTGCGCGTGGTCGGTGACGGGATCAATGCGATCATGCGCGACCCTGCGAAGGGTGTGCTGCTGATCACTCACTACCAACGCTTGCTTGACTATGTGAAGCCGGACAAAGTCCACGTTCTGGCCAAAGGCCGGATCGTTACCAGCGGCGGGCCGGAATTGGCGCTTCAGCTTGAGAGCGAAGGCTATGAGGGTGCGCTCGAGAGTGCTGGGGTCGCCTGATGACAGGCATCGCAACCCTTCCAACCACTCGCGATGAGGATTGGCGCTATTCCGATGGCGAATATCTCGCTGCGGCCAGTCCGGACGTAGTCAATCACTGGCGTACGCTTGAAGTGCCTGCTGGCGAAACGCGGAGCGAACATACGTTTCATGCTTCTGGGCACGCTTCAGGCGAAGAGGTCGATGGTATGGTGGATCGTCTGCGTGTTCATGTCGGCAAAGGCGGCCGTTTCGAGGCGTTCAAGACCATTGCCGGCGGAAAGTATGCCCGCGTTGAGATCGAAGTCACGCTGGAAGAGGGTGCGCATTTCGAATTTGGCGGTGTGACGCTGGGCGGAGAAGACAAAGTGCAGGAATTTGTCACGCGGACGATTCATGCTCACCCGAATGCTACATCGAACCAAGTCGTTCGCGCGGTTCAATGGGGCCAATCGACGGGTAATTTCCTGGGCCGGATCGAAGTTGCCCGCGATGCGCAAAAGACCGATGCCGCGCAGAACTTCCGCGCGATCCTGCTGGAGAAGGGCGCATCAGCAAACACAAAACCGGAGCTGGAAATCTTCGCCGACGATGTGCTCTGCGCGCATGGCGCGGCGATTGGTCAGTTGGATGAGCAGGCCAGTTATTATATGGCCGCGCGCGGCATTCCGCCGGAAATTGCGCGCAAACTGCTGATTCAGGCTTTTATTGGCGACGCATTCGAAGCGATTGCGGACGATGCGGAGCGGGAGCGGATGCTCGAAGATACGCTTGCCAATCTGAATGTGGAGGCAGTGTGAACGCACCTGCATCCCTCCTCACTCGCAAAGCGGACTTTCCCGGCCTTGTGGCGGCTGAGGGACAACCGTGGCACTATCTCGATACCGCCGCGACGGCGCAGAAGCCGCAGGCAGTGATCGATGCGATGTCGAATGCGCTTGGCCGCGATTATGCGACAGTGCATCGCGGCGTCTATTCGCGCTCGGCAGAAATGACACAGGCCTATGAGGCCGCCCGCCGCCGTGTCGCCGAATTCATCGGTGCTCGGTCCGAGAACGAAATCGTGTTTGTGCGCGGAGCGACCGAAGGCATCAATCTCGTTGCGCAAAGCTGGGGTGGATTGAACCTCAAAGCCGGCGACCGGATTATGCTCAGCCAGCTGGAGCATCATTCGAATATCGTTCCTTGGCAGATGATTGCGCAGCAGACCGGAGCAGAAATCGATGTGTGCCCGCTGACCGAGGACCATCTGATCGATCTGGGCGCACTGGAGCAAATGCTCACACCGCAGCACAAGATTGTCGCGCTTGCGCATGTTTCCAATGTGCTTGGGTCAATTCTCGGTGTGAAGCGGGCTGCAAAACTGGCGCATAATGTCGGCGCAAAGCTGCTTCTCGATGGCTGCCAGGCCGCCCCGCGGATGCGGCTTAATATGCAAGAGCTCGATTGCGATTTCTACGTGTTGTCGGCGCACAAGCTGTACGGCCCGACCGGTATCGGCGTGCTGTGGGCGCGCGAAGAGCTGCTCGATACGATGCCACCCTATCAAGGGGGAGGCGCGATGATCGACAGCGTTACTTTCGAAAAGACAACGTATGCGCCGCCGCCACAGCGATTCGAGGCTGGCACGCCGATGATTACCGAAGCAGTCGCGATGCATGCGGCGATTGATTATGTTGATGCGCTCAATTTGGAGAGCCTTTTTGCGCATGAAAGCGGGCTCGCAACAACACTTCGCAACGAACTTCGAACAATCAATTCGATCCGCCTGTTCGGCCCCGAGAAGTCGGCTGGAATTGTCTCGTTCGAGATGGAAGGGGTTCATCCGCACGATCTCGGCACCATATTGGACGAAGAGAACGTTGCGATCCGTGCCGGACATCACTGCGCGCAGCCGCTGATGACACATCTGGGCGTTCCCGCGACGGCACGGGCCAGCTTCGGGCTATACAGCGATGAAAGCGATATCGATGCACTGCTGCGCGGTATTGAAAGAACTAAGAGGATCTTCGGCCAATGAACGAAGAGCGAAAGATAACAACTGAAGAAGTGACCGAAGTCGCGGCACCAGCGCGCGCGCGCGTTGAAGATGCGGCGGAAGATTCTGCTTCTGAAACCATGGGCGAAAAGCTGGAACGTAAGCGCGATTATCTTGAAGGCTTTCTTCAGAAGAAACCTGAAAAAGTCGCACCCGGTGATCCGGGTGGTGAGCTCCACGACGCAGTTATTGCTGCGCTGCAAGAAATCTACGACCCGGAAATCCCGGTCAATATTTACGATCTTGGCCTGATCTACGGTGTCGAGGTCGACTCCGATTCGGATGTTACTGTCAGCATGACATTGACCACGCCAAATTGCCCGGTGGCAGAATCCATGCCGGCCGAGGTTGAACTTCGCGCTGCGTCCGTGCCCGGTGTGCGCGATGCGGAAGTGGTTCTGGTGTGGGACCCACCATGGGATCCCGGCAAAATGAGCGATGAAGCGCGCCTAGAATTGGGAATGCTGTGATGGCCGATATCACGGTTTTTTTGGCCGATTACAGCAACCCGGTGCATGCAGATGCAATCATTTCGATGCTGGATGTTTACGCGCGAGATCCAATGGGCGGAGGCGCCCCGCTGAGTGATTACACACGAAAAAACCTGGTGTCTGGTCTTGTGCAAACCCCAGGCGCCTTTTCGGTCTTGGCTTTCCACGGTGAGGCGCCCGCTGGGCTGGCCAATTGCTTCACCAGCTTTTCGACCTTTGCTGCAAAACCGCTGGTGAATATCCATGACGTGGTTGTCGACGCACGGATGCGCGGCCAAGGTATTGGCAAGCGCTTGTTCAAGAAAATTGAAATGGTCGCTGTAGAGAAGCACGCATGCAAGGTGACGCTTGAAGTGCTCAGTGGGAACGAAACCGCCAAAGGCCTCTATGCTGCGCTGGGCTACGGTGATTACGAGCTTGATCCGAGTAAGGGGCACGCGTTGTTCTGGCAAAAGGCATTGGCATCATGAGCGATACAAAAATCCGGCAAATCCCTGCCGCTGTCACGCTGACCAAGGGCGCAGAAGCGCGGATTGCGCATCTGATGTCTCAAGCACCTGATGATGCGATTGGGGTGAAACTATCGACTCCGCGCCGCGGTTGTTCCGGCCTAGCGTACTCGGTTGATTATGTGACCGAGGAAGTGAAGTTCGATGAGAAAATCGAGACCCCCGGCGGGACCTTCTACATTGATGGGGCCAGCGTGCTCTATCTGATCGGTTCCATCATGGATTGGGTCGAGGACGACTTCACCGCTGGCTTCACTTTCGAGAATCCGAACGCCAAAGGCGCCTGCGGCTGCGGCGAGTCCTTCATGGTCTGAATTGCAGGACCAAGTTCAGGTCATTCGCAAGCCGCCCGAGCATGGCTTGTTCAAGCGCACCTACTTCGCCGTCAGTTTCGGCCATTCGCCGCCCAGTTTCCGAATTGTACGCGCATGATGGAACCCCCTGAATATCGAGGTGATCTCTGCTCTTCTATATGCTTCAGTTTCTGCTGGCGCACTCTAGCGCTTTAGAGCTGCCACGCAGGAGGCGCGATCTACATCCAGGCCGTCGCTGGAGCGCCGTGCATCGACATAGGTCGCGGTGGGCGTAGCGCCTGGCGCAAGCGGATAGAGATAGATATCGAGCACGCAGGCTTCGCCGCTAAACTGCAACTTCTGGGCATCGCCTTCGCGTACATCAAGCCGCGCTTGGCCGAACTGACGCTGCAACGCTGCGCTATCGGACCCGATCACACGCTCTAGGCCAGGAATATCCATTATCCGCGGCGCTTGAAAACCGGGCGTTGTCGAGGGCCCGGGCGCTTGGCGCGGCGGTGTCGAAGGCACTGGAACGCGCGCGGTTCGTCCAATTGGCGCATTGGGACTGGTGCCTGGTGATGGGGGCGGCACGGCTGTGGCGGCACAGGCACCTAAAAAGGGCACAATGCCGAGAAACAGTGTCTGTGAGAGTCTACGTGACATTGATTGGTCCAAGTGTGTCGGAGGAGTGCTTTTCTTCCAAACGGCCATGCACGAGATGCGCTGCGCTGGCAGCCCCTATCACCGGGGCCAAGAAATTCACGAATGGTATCGCCATCATTGCTGCTACTGCTCCGCCGATCGCAAATCGCTCCGGGCCGCTGAGAGGCGCAGCTTCGCCAATGGAGCGGCGGTGGCGTAGCCAGATCATATCCTGCAATTCACGGCCCAACAGCCAGCCATTGGCGGCCCAGAAGATGATTGGGGGCCCAATTGCAATCACCAGCATGGGAATGGCGAGGATAAGCGCGAGCAGGTTAACGCCGATAGCGCGGCCAATAGAGCGGGCGCCGTGATGCAATTCCTCTTGCCACGACAGGCTGCGCGCATGGCCAAGGCTTGCCGGGTAATGCTTGGCCTCCACGGCGATCACCACTTCATCGGCAAAGAATTGCAATACGGCGAGCGCGACAATCCGAAATAGTAACCAAGCGCCCAGAATAGTCAGAACGATGGCAACCAAAGCGCCGAGTTCCGCGCCAAATGTGACCTCGTGATTGATCAAGAGGCGGCTCAATGCGGCCCACATCCCAGCACCGAGCAGCGCAAAAATTACCAGCGTGATGAAAATAGTCTTTGTAAGAAGGCGCACGATCTTCGGATCGCCCAATTGCGCGATTGCTTTGGAAATGGCGGCCGGGACGCGAGTCATACGGCGCTGCTTTGCCCACAGGCGGGGGCGCACGTCAATCATGCAATATGCGGAAAGCCTTGGCGTGCCCTCGGCAAGCGGCTAGGCGCGCTTCAGCAAACGAAAGGCGCTCAAGCGCACAAGTAATTCCCAAGGATATGTATGACCGAACCCCGCTATGATGTGATCGCAATCGGCAATGCCATTGTGGATGTGATGGCCCCTTGTGATGACGCATTGATCGAAGAGCTGCAGCTTGCCAAAGGCGGAATGTCGCTAATCGATGCAGACGGCGCACGCGATCTGTATTCGGCTATGGGCCCCGCGAAAGAAATTTCAGGCGGTTCGGCGGCCAACACGCTGGCCGGTCTGGCTGCGCTCGGCGCGCAATGTTCATTTATCGGACAAGTTGCTAGCGATCAGCTCGGCGACGTATTCAGCCACGACATTCGCGCTGCGGGCATCGATTTCGATACGCCGGCGCGCGAAGGCGAACCGCCAACCGCCCGCTGCCTGATTTTTGTGACGCCTGATGGCGAGCGGACAATGAATACATTCCTCGGAGCAAGCCAGTTCTTGCCACCTGCCGCCTTGAGCGAAGATGCTATCCGTGACGCGGCCGTGCTCTATCTCGAAGGCTATCTTTGGGACCCCGAAGAGCCGCGCAGCGCGATGCGCCGCGCTATCGAAGTGGCCCGCAGCGCTGGTCGCAAAGTCGCTTTCACCGCATCGGAGAGCTTTGTAATTGACCGCCATGGCAATGACTTCCGCGCGTTAATCGATGAAGGCCTGATCGACATTCTGTTCGTTAACGAGAGCGAACTTGCGACACTAACCGGCGAGGACGATTTCGAGGCTGGCTTAGCTGCAATCGCGCCAAAGCTGCCGGTGCTGGTCGCGACCAAGGGTGCCAATGGCGCCGTGGCAATTGCCGGAGGCGAGCGCGGCGAAGTCGCTGCTGAACCGGTAGAGGCGGTGGTGGACACTACCGGCGCAGGCGATCTGTTCGCGGCTGGCTTCCTCTCAGGCCATGTGAAGGGCGAAAACCTTAAAAACTGCCTGACGCGCGGTGCGGTTTGTGCGGCAGAGATAATATCGCATTACGGCGCGCGCCCCGAAGCCGATTTGCGGGCGCTGGTTGCTGAGCGTTTGGGTTAAGGTGAACATCCACTGCTGATCCTATTCAATAAACCGCATGGGGTGCTGTCGCAATTTACCGACGGGCAGAGCCCGCGTGCGACACTGTCGGACTTTATCGACGTCCCGAATGTCTATCCGGCGGGGCGGCTTGATCGCGACAGCGAGGGCTTGCTGCTGCTTACCGATGACGGGCGGCAGCAAGCGCGTATTTCCGACCCCAAGTTCAAAACGCCAAAAACCTACCTCGCTCAAGTTGAACGCGAACCGGACGAGGCCGGTCTCGAGAAGCTACGACAAGGGGTAAAGTTGAAGGATGGTATGACTCTCCCCGCCGAGGTGGAGCGGATTGAAGAACCCGATTTGTGGCCGCGCGATCCGCCTGTGAGGTACCGAAAAACGCTGCCCGATTGCTGGATCAAACTGACGATACGCGAAGGCAAGAATCGCCAGGTCCGGCGGATGACCGCGGCGGTTGGCCATCCGACTTTGCGGCTGGTTAGATGGTCGATTGGCGATTGGAGTCTTGACGGGATTCCCCCTGGTGAATGGCGTGCAGGCTAGGCCTCGATTGCCAAACTTCCGGCTTTGATGAGTTGCAAGGTTAGCTCCGAAACCGCAGCGCTAGCGATCATGTTGAACGTCGGACTGATGGTAGAGGCGCTACACAGCAATCGTGCAAACTCAGCCACTTCGCCATCGCAGGTATAGAATTCGCCTTGGACGAATAGCTGCACTTTGCCACTGTCTTGCTCAATAAAAGCAAAACGGCTTGCGGGATTGCGCAAAAGCGTGATGCCAGCGACAAATTCGGCGGCAAACTCTGTCTCTGTGATTGGTGTTTCAAGCTGCCAATCGACCTCCGGATATTTGGCGGTGCTGCTATATCTGCCGAACCAGTTTGCGAATGCGCTTCTGTCGCTTAGTCGCTCGGTGACCATCGCATGGAGCTGTTCGATTGCTTCTGGCGCTATCTCACCGGGGTTGCCCTGCGGCACCAGATCCTGGTCGCTGTAGCGATCATCCTCCACCATTTCCCCGAGGAGATCATCCATCCATCCGCCGATCAGATCGCCGCGAGATGGTGCACGGAAGCCGACGGAATATGTCATGCAATCCTCGCCCTCGGCGATACCATTATGCGCAATACCTGGCGGAACGTAGAGCATATCGCCAGGCTCCAGCACCCATTCTTGGGTCGGCGTGAAGTCGGCGAGCAAACGCAGGTCACCATGTGGCAGCAATTTACTAGCTCCACCGCACATTCCGCCAACTTGCCATCGCCGTTTACCCGCGCCTTGGATCAAGAATACGTCATACTGGTCGAAATGCGCGCCCACGCCGCCGCCATCGGCAGCAAAGCTCACCATCACATCGTCAATCCGCCAATCGGGAACAAAGCGGAAAGGCTCAATCAGTGCGGCGACTTCGGGCACATGGTGATCGACAGCCTGCACCAACAATGTCCAGTTCCGCTTTTCGAGCGTATCGTAGCGGTCGGAAACTATTGGTCCGTGTTCAACCCTTGGAACATGCTCTCCACCAATAATCAGGCGCGATTCAATCGTGTCTTCGCAGGCCAAACCTGCGAGTTCTTCGGGTGTCATCGGGTTTTGCCAGGCCGACCATGGATTGCGGATCAGCAGCGGTTTCTTTTGCCAATAGTCGCGCAGAAACGCGGTGTGGTCCAAGCCCGTTAATTCCATAACTGAGTTCTAGCTATTGGCTTCACGCTCAACCTCACGCCAACCAATGTCGCGGCGGCAAAATCCGCTCGGAAAGCTGATCGCATCGACCGCAGCATATGCTCCTGCCTGCGCCGCGGTCACATTGGGGCCCGAATGCGTGACATTCAGCACACGTCCACCATTCGCGACGAGCTGACCACTATTTGAGACTTTGGTTCCCGCGTGGAAGATTTTGGTGCCGTGCGCTTCGGCGTTGCCGAGGTCGATTGCCCCACCTTTTTCTGGCGTTGAAGGATAGCCATTAGCCGCCATCACCACTGTGAGCGCGGTGGCATTGTCGAACTCGGCTGGCCCCTGCTTCTCAAGCGTGCCCATCGCGCAGGTCAACATTATTTCACCGAGGTCGCTTTGCAAACGGCTCATCAGCACCTGACATTCAGGGTCACCAAACCGGCAATTATACTCGATCAGTTTGGGTCCTTCATCGGTCAGCATCAGCCCGGCGAACAACACGCCGGAATATGGCGTTCCCTCTGCACGCAGCGTGTCGACTGTCGGGCCGATGATCCGCTCCATCACTTGCTCTTCTAATTCCGGGGTAAGCACTGGCGCTGGGCTGTAGGCGCCCATCCCGCCAGTGTTGGGGCCAGTGTCACCCTCGCCAACGCGCTTGTGATCCTGCGCGCTGCCGAAGGGGATGATTGTTTCGCCGTCGGTCAGTGCAAAGAAGCTCGCTTCCTCCCCCTGCATGAATTCTTCGAGTACGACTTCCGCGCCAGCATCCCCGAATTTCCCGCTGAACATATCGGTCAGTGCTTCTGTGGCGAGCGCGCGGGTCTCGGCGATCACTACACCTTTGCCTGCGGCGAGGCCGTCCGCTTTGAGCACATAAGGTGCTTCGAATTTGCCAAGCGCAGCAGTTGCATCGCCGAGCGACATTGTCCGTTCATAACCTGCGGTTGGAATATTCGCGCGCTCGCACAGATCTTTGGTGAAGCCTTTGCTGCCTTCCAATTGCGCGGCGGCTTTGGAAGGTCCGAAGACGGGAATTCCGACTGCGCGTAGACTATCACCCAGGCCATCGACCAAAGGTGCTTCTGGCCCCACTACAACCAGCCCGATATTGTGATCGGCGCAGAACGCAATAACCGCCTGGTGATCGCTGGCATCCAGCGAAATGCATCGTGCATGATCGGCAATGCCGGGGTTGCCCGGTGCGGCATAGAGAGT
This genomic window from Pontixanthobacter aestiaquae contains:
- the purD gene encoding phosphoribosylamine--glycine ligase, which codes for MNILLLGSGGREHALAWKLAQSRLLAGEDDTLYAAPGNPGIADHARCISLDASDHQAVIAFCADHNIGLVVVGPEAPLVDGLGDSLRAVGIPVFGPSKAAAQLEGSKGFTKDLCERANIPTAGYERTMSLGDATAALGKFEAPYVLKADGLAAGKGVVIAETRALATEALTDMFSGKFGDAGAEVVLEEFMQGEEASFFALTDGETIIPFGSAQDHKRVGEGDTGPNTGGMGAYSPAPVLTPELEEQVMERIIGPTVDTLRAEGTPYSGVLFAGLMLTDEGPKLIEYNCRFGDPECQVLMSRLQSDLGEIMLTCAMGTLEKQGPAEFDNATALTVVMAANGYPSTPEKGGAIDLGNAEAHGTKIFHAGTKVSNSGQLVANGGRVLNVTHSGPNVTAAQAGAYAAVDAISFPSGFCRRDIGWREVEREANS